A single region of the Garra rufa chromosome 6, GarRuf1.0, whole genome shotgun sequence genome encodes:
- the LOC141336575 gene encoding complement C3-like, translating into MDVKLLFLTVVLLSSALLTLCDPLFILSAPNLLRVGSSENVFVEAQDYSGAAIEVKIVVKNYPKKNLEILSKSVTLTAANNFQILKDVKIPSDRNYFSDDPLEKQYVYLQAQFPSTTLEKVVMLSFQSGYLFVQTDKPIYTPASTVRYRIYSLMPNLTPQSESEIIVEIMNSQGITVSSEKIIPVKGMMSGRYTIPEIASSGIWKVVTRFKNTPQKTFTADFEVKEYVLPTFEVKIRPSKSFFYVRDESLTVDIEAKYLFGQKVDGNAFVVFGVMDGEKKTSIPASLQKVQIMEGEGTAELTNQMITKTFSNINQLVGRSIYVSVSLLTESGSEMVKAQRRGIQIVTSPYTIHFKKTPHFFKPGMPFSVSVYVTNPDQTPAEYVEVEVNPGGITRPTRANGIVKVTVNTLGGSSTLEITAKTKDPRLRDEQQAVKKMTAQAYKTKDSSKNYMYIGIDAADLQIGDQIKVHLSAGKSPGFRDQDYTYMILSKGQILQADRFKMKGQSIVTLPVTVTKDMVPSFRFVAYYHVGSSEVVSDSVWVDVRDTCMGTLQLKVKYKMSSYGTGDEVKLQITGDPGAKVGLVVVDKAVNIFNKNRLTQTQIWDVIEKHDIGCTAGGGRDSMGVFTDAGLMFESNTAGGTNTRTTPECPFLSKRRRRSDDEYDDDYYTDSEEIVSRTQFPESWLWEEIELCENCPMPAKDKVFYLKDSITTRQILAVSLSPTLGICVAEPEELVVYKSFFIDLKMPYSAVRGEQLEIKAIIHIYTPRKQKVRVEFMETEDVCSFASKKGKHRTTVNVDRDSSIAVSYVIIPMTLGNHMIEVKASAYDSVQTDGVRKTLKVVSEGVLIPLRREKVELNPAKIGENPLAIKAVIPADRVPDTPANTYISITGEENTQTVEQAISGDFSVELSVAGESRPVRYTIKRDNAHLTWSEKVEIIKGFNVTARGTGTATLSLQK; encoded by the exons atGGACGTGAAGCTGTTGTTTCTGACTGTTGTTCTTCTCTCCTCAGCGCTCCTCACACTATGCGACCCACT ATTTATTCTGTCAGCTCCTAATTTGCTGAGGGTGGGTTCCTCAGAGAACGTGTTTGTGGAGGCTCAGGATTACTCTGGAGCAGCTATTGAAGTGAAGATTGTAGTAAAGAACTACCCAAAAAAGAACCTGGAGATACTGTCTAAATCAGTGACACTGACTGCAGCCAACAATTTTCAGATCCTTAAAGATGTGAAA ATTCCAAGTGATAGGAACTATTTCTCTGATGATCCTCTGGAGAAGCAGTATGTGTATCTACAAGCTCAGTTTCCATCCACCACTCTGGAGAAAGTGGTCATGCTCTCATTCCAGTCTGGATATTTATTTGTACAAACAGACAAGCCCATCTACACACCTGCTAGCACAG TTAGATACCGGATTTATTCTCTGATGCCCAATTTGACACCACAAAGTGAGTCTGAAATCATTGTGGAAATCATG AATTCACAAGGCATCACAGTTTCATCAGAGAAGATAATACCAGTCAAAGGGATGATGTCTGGCAGATACACCATCCCTGAGATTGccag TTCTGGGATCTGGAAGGTAGTCACACGGTTCAAAAACACTCCTCAGAAGACATTTACTGCAGACTTTGAGGTCAAAGAATATG TGCTTCCAACATTTGAAGTGAAAATAAGACCCAGTAAGTCATTCTTCTATGTGCGTGATGAGAGTCTGACAGTCGACATTGAAGCCAA GTACCTGTTTGGACAAAAGGTGGATGGAAATGCATTTGTGGTGTTTGGTGTGATGGATGGAGAGAAGAAAACAAGTATTCCTGCATCTCTGCAAAAGGTTCAG ATCATGGAAGGGGAGGGTACTGCAGAACTGACCAATCAGATGATCACTAAGACCTTTTCAAACATTAACCAGCTGGTTGGACGATCAATCTATGTTTCAGTCAGTCTATTGACAGAAAGTG GCAGTGAAATGGTGAAAGCTCAAAGGAGAGGCATTCAGATTGTGACGTCACCATACACCATCCACTTCAAAAAAACACCACACTTCTTCAAACCTGGAATGCCCTTCAGTGTCTCG GTCTATGTAACAAATCCTGACCAAACGCCTGCTGAATATGTGGAAGTGGAGGTCAATCCTGGAGGGATCACACGTCCAACAAGAGCCAACGGCATTGTGAAGGTTACTGTCAACACTCTGGGAGGATCTTCTACACTGGAGATCACT GCAAAGACCAAAGATCCACGGTTAAGAGATGAACAGCAGGCTGTTaagaagatgacggctcaggcctACAAGACCAAAGACAGCTCCAAAAACTATATGTACATCGGCATTGATGCTGCTGATCTTCAGATTGGTGATCAAATAAAAGTTCATCTGAGCGCTGGAAAAAGTCCAGGATTCAGAGATCAGGATTACACATACATG atcTTGAGTAAAGGTCAGATTCTTCAAGCAGACCGGTTCAAGATGAAAGGACAATCTATAGTGACTTTGCCTGTGACTGTAACCAAAGACATGGTGCCATCCTTCCGCTTTGTGGCTTATTACCATGTGGGCTCATCTGAGGTGGTGTCTGATTCAGTCTGGGTCGATGTGAGGGACACGTGCATGGGAACG CTCCAGCTTAAGGTGAAGTACAAGATGAGTTCATATGGCACAGGAGATGAGGTCAAGCTGCAGATAACTGGAGATCCTGGAGCTAAAGTTGGTCTGGTGGTGGTTGACAAGGCTGTGAACATCTTTAACAAGAACAGACTCACTCAGACTCAG ATTTGGGACGTCATCGAGAAGCATGACATTGGCTGTACGGCAGGAGGAGGAAGAGACAGTATGGGGGTTTTCACTGATGCAGGTCTGATGTTTGAGTCTAACACTGCAGGAGGAACCAACACCAGGACAA CGCCAGAGTGTCCCTTCCTTTCAAAGAGAAGACGGCGATCAG ACGATGAATATGATGACGACTATTATACAGACTCTGAAGAGATTGTGTCACGTACGCAGTTCCCTGAGAGCTGGCTTTGGGAGGAGATTGAGCTATGTGAGAACTG CCCAATGCCAGCCAAAGATAAAGTGTTCTACCTGAAAGACTCGATTACTACCAGGCAGATCTTGGCTGTCAGTCTGTCACCAACTCTTG GCATCTGTGTGGCAGAACCTGAGGAGTTAGTCGTTTATAAGAGCTTTTTCATTGACCTCAAGATGCCTTACTCTGCTGTGCGGGGCGAACAACTGGAAATCAAGGCCATTATTCACATCTACACCCCAAGGAAGCAGAAG GTGCGTGTGGAGTTCATGGAGACAGAAGATGTTTGCAGCTTTGCCAGTAAGAAAGGCAAACACAGGACAACAGTAAACGTTGACAGAGACTCCAGTATAGCCGTATCGTATGTGATTATTCCCATGACTCTGGGAAATCACATGATTGAGGTGAAAGCTTCAGCATATGATTCTGTCCAAACTGATGGAGTGAGAAAGACACTGAAGGTGGTG tctgaGGGTGTGCTGATTCCATTACGTAGAGAAAAAGTGGAGCTCAATCCTGCTAAGATTG GGGAAAACCCTTTAGCTATTAAAGCTGTCATACCAGCTGATCGGGTTCCAGACACACCTGCAAACACATACATCTCAATTACTG GTGAAGAGAATACTCAGACAGTTGAGCAGGCCATCAGTGGAGACTTCTCAGTGGAGCTGTCTGTGGCAGGAGAAAGCAGACCTGTCAGATACACAATCAAAAGAGATAATGCACATCTAACATGGTCAGAGAAG GTGGAGATAATCAAGGGCTTCAATGTAACTGCTAGAGGAACTGGAACAGCCACTCTCTCA CTACAAAAATGA